A region from the Mya arenaria isolate MELC-2E11 chromosome 2, ASM2691426v1 genome encodes:
- the LOC128246051 gene encoding transcription intermediary factor 1-beta-like, with translation MAWKHRPLNDSVSNASDEIHDFSCSVCKDDNLNIQAKHFCGDCSNYYCDECLKFHAKIHKPHVVFGRKDVDKWVVQGDALVTCDLHPPTVLELLCEDHAELCCHLCVSLNHRMCKRVDLISDLAKGIHKMADFKQLPANVTKVTASLNQVSEARKKNKNSLKISRKSMLTKIKSLRSSLNELLDELEKRTVEQMDSVLAGIDWSLQKDIDHCDLLHDQLKALLDSVQAHDKESRSFIGYRKCKDKMAEGNRLLREMNTKQKATITFQPDTRAQHLLSDIKTLGNIKGHPDPDFEQSSGQIKQSSNKPEVFKVKQKKTYAMNIKNDKQVCCIDCITELPGGEIVLVDNINCRVKVLDSEYKVTAHCDLPEFPQDICNISDHEVAVAFEIGTDRNEVYFLTVSADNIKMTRKFSVDHSCNAIKHHEGELYVGTATALYLYTMTGRLERKVYEDTSGEVTVNGFDLSSDGMKLYIPVSSYNKVNIIDKRGNILATLQDPDFDWPYSVHVSGTGHVFVCSLESNTVVQIDQEGRKKLATLVRKGDSINKPMAVLHSTHTGRLIVGGEQNDILVMELQ, from the exons ATGGCTTGGAAACATAGACCATTGAATGATTCAGTATCAAATGCCTCTGATGAGATACATGACTTTTCTTGTTCTGTATGTAAAGATGACAATTTAAACATCCAGGCAAAACATTTTTGTGGGGACTGCTCGAATTATTACTGTGACGAGTGTCTGAAATTCCATGCCAAAATACATAAGCCCCATGTTGTGTTTGGTCGCAAGGATGTGGACAAGTGGGTGGTGCAAGGTGATGCCCTGGTTACGTGTGACCTTCACCCTCCGACGGTCTTGGAACTGCTGTGTGAGGATCACGCTGAGCTCTGTTGTCACCTCTGTGTGTCACTTAACCACAG GATGTGCAAAAGAGTCGACTTGATATCTGACCTGGCCAAGGGCATACATAAGATGGCTGACTTCAAGCAGCTTCCAGCCAATGTTACCAAGGTAACAGCCAGCCTCAACCAGGTGAGCGAGGCCAGAAAGAAGAATAAAAATTCCCTTAAGATCTCACGCAAGTCCATGCTGACAAAGATCAAGTCCTTAAGGTCTTCACTGAACGAGCTGCTAGATGAGCTGGAAAAGAGGACAGTGGAACAGATGGACAGTGTCCTGGCTGGTATAGATTGGTCACTTCAGAAAGATATTGACCACTGTGACCTCTTACATGACCAACTTAAGGCCTTACTGGACTCTGTTCAAGCCCACGACAAGGAGTCCAGATCCTTTATTGGCTACAGGAAATGCAAGGACAAGATGGCAGAGGGCAATAGACTACTCCGGGAGATGAACACTAAACAAAAGGCAACTATCACTTTCCAGCCTGACACACGCGCTCAACATTTGCTGTCTGACATCAAGACACTAGGAAACATCAAAGGGCATCCTGATCCAGACTTCGAACAATCATCTGGGCAAATCAAACAGTCCTCTAATAAACCCGAGGTTTTCAAGgtgaaacagaagaaaacatATGCAATGAATATAAAGAACGACAAACAGGTTTGTTGTATTGATTGTATTACAGAACTTCCAGGAGGAGAGATTGTTctggttgacaatatcaattgCAGAGTAAAGGTGCTAGACAGCGAATACAAAGTGACAGCCCACTGTGACCTCCCTGAGTTTCCACAGGACATATGCAACATCTCAGACCATGAAGTGGCTGTAGCTTTTGAAATCGGGACTGACAGGAATGAGGTATACTTTCTCACCGTGTCAGCTGACAACATCAAGATGACCAGGAAGTTCTCAGTAGATCATTCATGTAACGCAATCAAGCACCATGAGGGCGAGCTGTATGTGGGTACCGCCACTGCACTGTACCTATATACAATGACAGGGAGGCTGGAACGGAAGGTATATGAAGACACATCTGGCGAAGTTACAGTGAACGGCTTTGACTTGAGCTCAGATGGCATGAAGTTATATATACCAGTCTCCAGCTACAATAAGGTTAATATTATTGACAAAAGAGGCAATATTTTGGCCACACTGCAAGACCCTGACTTTGACTGGCCTTACAGTGTACATGTGAGTGGCACTGGTCATGTTTTTGTGTGCTCACTTGAATCCAATACAGTGGTGCAGATTGACCAGGAAGGCAGGAAGAAGCTGGCCACATTGGTCAGGAAAGGAGATAGCATCAACAAACCAATGGCAGTCTTGCATAGCACCCACACTGGCAGGCTCATCGTAGGGGGAgaacaaaatgacattcttGTGATGGAACTACAGTAA